One part of the Carassius auratus strain Wakin unplaced genomic scaffold, ASM336829v1 scaf_tig00037688, whole genome shotgun sequence genome encodes these proteins:
- the LOC113083305 gene encoding oleosin-B4-like isoform X2 — protein MSDPKPKKEGVDSGSGSESSGDEGGKHGKGKGKGKGQGHGHGHGKGGEHGKGGEHGKGGEHGKGGEHGKGGEHGKKGSDQQKGKK, from the exons ATGAGTGATCCAA AACCAAAAAAG GAGGGCGTAGATTCTGGTTCTGGCTCCGAG AGCTCAGGAGATGAAGGTGGAAAG CACGGAAAGGGCAAAGGGAAAGGGAAAGGACAAGGTCATGGACATGGACACGGTAAAGGAGGTGAACACGGGAAAGGAGGTGAACACGGGAAAGGAGGTGAACACGGGAAAGGAGGTGAACACGGGAAAGGAGGTGAACACGGGAAAAAAGGATCTGAccaacaaaaaggaaaaaagtaa
- the LOC113083305 gene encoding oleosin-B4-like isoform X1 gives MSDPKPKKEGVDSGSGSESSGDEGGKKHGKGKGKGKGQGHGHGHGKGGEHGKGGEHGKGGEHGKGGEHGKGGEHGKKGSDQQKGKK, from the exons ATGAGTGATCCAA AACCAAAAAAG GAGGGCGTAGATTCTGGTTCTGGCTCCGAG AGCTCAGGAGATGAAGGTGGAAAG AAGCACGGAAAGGGCAAAGGGAAAGGGAAAGGACAAGGTCATGGACATGGACACGGTAAAGGAGGTGAACACGGGAAAGGAGGTGAACACGGGAAAGGAGGTGAACACGGGAAAGGAGGTGAACACGGGAAAGGAGGTGAACACGGGAAAAAAGGATCTGAccaacaaaaaggaaaaaagtaa